The following proteins are co-located in the Solanum pennellii chromosome 1, SPENNV200 genome:
- the LOC107007619 gene encoding heavy metal-associated isoprenylated plant protein 39 isoform X2 yields the protein MDMKGKKLTIIGTVDPVSVVSKLRKFWPAHIISVGPAKEPEKKEEPKKEEAKKEEAKKEGEGKKEDAPKEEKKEEGKKEEEGKKDENKKDEPKKDGEKKAEPQPQPQPMPMPMPMPFPHHQGYNQSVVGMVPYRPYYPPPPHMQAMPYRPYYPPPAQTYYQVHHSMEENPNSCVIC from the coding sequence ATGGATATGAAAGGTAAGAAATTAACCATCATCGGAACAGTTGATCCAGTGAGTGTAGTGAGCAAACTTCGGAAATTTTGGCCAGCACACATAATCTCCGTAGGACCAGCCAAAGAGCCAGAGAAGAAAGAGGAACCAAAGAAAGAAGAGGCCAAGAAAGAGGAGGCTAAGAAGGAGGGCGAGGGCAAGAAAGAAGACGCTCCGAAGGAGGAAAAGAAAGAGGAGGgtaagaaggaagaagaaggtaAGAAGGATGAAAATAAGAAAGACGAGCCCAAAAAGGACGGAGAGAAGAAGGCAGAACCACAGCCACAGCCACAGCCAATGCCAATGCCGATGCCTATGCCATTCCCACATCATCAAGGCTATAATCAATCCGTGGTTGGCATGGTACCTTATCGGCCATACtatcctcctcctcctcatATGCAAGCTATGCCCTATCGTCCATATTATCCTCCTCCCGCGCAAACATACTACCAGGTTCATCACAGCATGGAAGAGAATCCTAATTCATGTGTTATCTGTTAA
- the LOC107007619 gene encoding heavy metal-associated isoprenylated plant protein 39 isoform X1, whose product MKKFILNLEVHDVRDKRKALKTVSALPGIDEISMDMKGKKLTIIGTVDPVSVVSKLRKFWPAHIISVGPAKEPEKKEEPKKEEAKKEEAKKEGEGKKEDAPKEEKKEEGKKEEEGKKDENKKDEPKKDGEKKAEPQPQPQPMPMPMPMPFPHHQGYNQSVVGMVPYRPYYPPPPHMQAMPYRPYYPPPAQTYYQVHHSMEENPNSCVIC is encoded by the exons ATGAAG AAATTTATCTTGAATTTGGAGGTGCATGATGTAAGAGACAAACGCAAGGCCTTGAAGACGGTCTCTGCTCTTCCAg GAATTGATGAAATCTCGATGGATATGAAAGGTAAGAAATTAACCATCATCGGAACAGTTGATCCAGTGAGTGTAGTGAGCAAACTTCGGAAATTTTGGCCAGCACACATAATCTCCGTAGGACCAGCCAAAGAGCCAGAGAAGAAAGAGGAACCAAAGAAAGAAGAGGCCAAGAAAGAGGAGGCTAAGAAGGAGGGCGAGGGCAAGAAAGAAGACGCTCCGAAGGAGGAAAAGAAAGAGGAGGgtaagaaggaagaagaaggtaAGAAGGATGAAAATAAGAAAGACGAGCCCAAAAAGGACGGAGAGAAGAAGGCAGAACCACAGCCACAGCCACAGCCAATGCCAATGCCGATGCCTATGCCATTCCCACATCATCAAGGCTATAATCAATCCGTGGTTGGCATGGTACCTTATCGGCCATACtatcctcctcctcctcatATGCAAGCTATGCCCTATCGTCCATATTATCCTCCTCCCGCGCAAACATACTACCAGGTTCATCACAGCATGGAAGAGAATCCTAATTCATGTGTTATCTGTTAA
- the LOC107007601 gene encoding 1-aminocyclopropane-1-carboxylate synthase 2 — MGFEIAKTNSILSKLATNEEHGENSPYFDGWKAYDSDPFHPLKNPNGVIQMGLAENQLCLDLIEDWIKRNPKGSICSNEGIKSFKAIANFQDYHGLPEFRRAIAKFMEKTRGGRVRFDPERVVMAGGATGANETIIFCLADPGDAFLVPSPYYPAFNRDLRWRTGVQLIPIHCESSNNFKITSKAVKEAYENAQKSNIKVRGLILTNPSNPLGTTLDKDTLKSLLSFTNQHNIHLVCDEIYAATVFDTPQFVSIAEILDEKEMTYCNKDLVHIVYSLSKDMGLPGFRVGIIYSFNDDVVNCARKMSSFGLVSTQTQYFLAAMLSDEKFVDNFLRESAMRLAKRHKHFTNGLEEVGIKCLKNNAGLFCWMDLRPLLRESTFDSEMSLWRVIINDVKLNVSPGSSFECQEPGWFRVCFANMDDETVDIALARIRRFVGVEKSGDKSSAMEKKQQWKKNNLRLSFSKRMYDESVLSPLSSPIPPSPLVR, encoded by the exons ATGGGATTTGAGATTGCAAAGACCAACTCAATCTTATCAAAATTGGCTACTAATGAAGAACATGGCGAAAACTCGCCATATTTTGATGGGTGGAAAGCATACGATAGCGATCCTTTCCACCCTCTAAAAAACCCCAATGGAGTTATCCAAATGGGTCTTGCTGAAAATCAG CTTTGTTTAGACTTGATAGAAGATTGGATTAAGAGAAACCCAAAAGGTTCAATTTGTTCCAATGAAGGAATCAAATCATTCAAGGCCATTGCCAACTTTCAAGATTATCATGGGTTGCCTGAATTCAGAAGA gcGATTGCGAAATTTATGGAGAAAACAAGAGGAGGAAGAGTTAGATTTGATCCAGAAAGAGTTGTTATGGCTGGTGGTGCCACTGGAGCTAATGAgacaattatattttgtttggcTGATCCTGGCGATGCATTTTTAGTACCTTCACCATACTACCCAGC ATTTAACAGAGATTTAAGATGGAGAACTGGAGTACAACTTATTCCAATTCATTGTGAGAGCTccaataatttcaaaattacttCAAAAGCAGTAAAAGAAGCGTATGAAAATGCACAAAAATCAAACATCAAAGTAAGAGGTTTGATTTTGACCAATCCATCAAATCCATTGGGCACCACTTTGGACAAAGACACACTGAAAAGTCTCTTGAGTTTCACCAACCAACACAACATCCACCTTGTTTGTGACGAAATCTACGCAGCCACTGTCTTTGACACGCCTCAATTCGTCAGTATAGCTGAAATCCTCGATGAAAAGGAAATGACTTATTGCAACAAAGACTTAGTTCACATCGTCTACAGTCTTTCAAAAGACATGGGGTTACCAGGATTTAGAGTCGGAATCATATATTCTTTTAACGATGATGTCGTTAATTGTGCTAGAAAAATGTCGAGTTTCGGTTTAGTATCTACACAAACGCAATATTTTTTAGCCGCAATGCTGTCGGACGAAAAATTCGTCGATAATTTTCTAAGAGAAAGCGCGATGAGGTTAGCTAAAAGGCACAAACATTTTACTAATGGACTTGAAGAAGTGGGAATTAAATGCTTGAAAAATAATGCGGGGCTTTTTTGTTGGATGGATTTGCGTCCACTTTTAAGGGAATCGACTTTCGATAGCGAAATGTCGTTATGGAGAGTTATTATAAACGATGTGAAGCTCAACGTCTCGCCTGGATCTTCGTTTGAGTGTCAAGAGCCAGGGTGGTTCCGAGTTTGTTTTGCAAATATGGATGATGAAACGGTTGATATCGCGCTCGCGAGGATTCGGAGGTTCGTAGGTGTTGAGAAAAGTGGAGATAAATCGAGTGCGATGGAAAAGAAGCAACAATGGAAGAAGAATAATTTGAGACTTAGTTTTTCGAAAAGAATGTATGATGAAAGTGTTTTGTCACCACTTTCGTCACCTATTCCTCCCTCGCCACTAGTTCGTTAG